CTTTTAGTGTACCAAGTCGGCTCGTGACTCGTGGCTGAGCGGGATGTGAAAAGTTGTGGAGGCGGAGCGGCTTGTTTCAGCAACCCCGTCGGGACGGAAGCTCGTGTGGGGCCTCCACCCTCCCACCACAGCTCCATGGCAACTCTACCACGTGGGGTGACCAAAAGGGAGCGCGAGCACAGATCATTTAGATTCGAAAAGATTCCGTCCCCGAAATGAAGCCATCTATCTCTCTTGGAAAGTGGCTGAAGCTGTTCACCAGGGATATTAAGAATTATTGGAATGCAAGCCTAGAGCGGGAGTTGTTTTACGTGTTTGTATCGTCCAGAACTATCGAACGTCTCCGCCGTGGCGGTCAGCTTGGACGGTActgtgtagtgtacggagtagagaGAGGATGATGCCGTGGATGGTAAGGGCTCTGAGACTAAGCCCCACGTCATCGCGGCCCTGTCAAGCCGCGGCCCCTCCATTGCCTGCCCCGCCCCAACTTTCGCTCCAGGGCTGCGAATCCCCGTTTTGTTGTCAACTTTCCTCCAGCTTGGTTAGTGCTGCCTGCTTGACGACACAAGCCTTCCCTGCTTCCAGTGCAAACGCTCTGGACACTCGGACTGGCGGTTTTTGTCCTTCTTATTGGCGACATTGAGGGTAGTAGCGCATCGAGGAGCATCTTGACTTGTCCCCAACAATATTTCCTCCCCACCTCCCTACAGCTCTGTAGCTTCCCATTTGACCCCACTTTATTTCTTCTCTCCCTCAACAGCTTTACGCCCACGACGGCCGAAGGGCGCTTTTCGCCCAGAAGAACTTGGGGAAAAATGATGGGACTAGTGTCCGGTCGGCGCCGGACCATTTCGAATGCCAGTGAGTCGCGTGCAGTTTGTTCCGTCACAGCCCCATTCTGAGCACAGAGGACGAGAGAATCTCGTAGAGGGCGGCCCGGTTGACGTGCTCCGGTACAAGACCCGATGCAAGATACCGGAAGCTACCCCAACCTAAAGTCGGCGACCCTCGTACTAACAAGTCGTCTTCTATCCAGGCAGCCGATCGTCCGGCGAGGGAACGGATCCCCAGGAAGATGACACTCTCGTGGTCGAGCCCGAGCAGGGAAACGGTCAGTCACCAGACACAGCGAGTGCATCTGGAGGTGCATAGGCGCTGATCCGTTCGATGCAGTCCTCTCCCACATTATATCCCAGCTGAGGCCCGGCGCCGACCTGAGCCGGGTGGTGCTCCCCACGTTCATCTTGGAACCGCGTAGCATGCTGGAACGGATTACCAAGTACGATCAAGCGATCCTTAACACGGAAAAAGGGGTGATTCATGTGTTCTAACGGCCATGGACAGCTTCATGTGCCACCCCGAAATGCTTCTTCCGATTCCCGAGATCGATGACCCCGTTCAAAGATTCGTTGCCGTCGTCAAGTTCTACCTGAGCGGTTGGCACATTCGTCCGCCGTGAGTCCTCTCCCCCCACCTTTTCCCCCTCTTCaacttctccttcttcagcAATTCGGAGTAAACAGCTAACGAACCACGTGCCATACAGAGGAGTGAAGAAGCCCCTGAATCCTGTTTTGGGCGAAATCTTCACCTGCTATTGGGACTTCCCCGACAACAAGCGGGCCTACTACATTGCTGAGCAAACGTCGCACCACCCCCCAAAGTCGAGCTACTTTTACATGGTTCCGGGTCACAACATTAGGGTCGACGGGACACTCAAGCCGAGGAGCAAGTTTCTGGGCAACTCCGCTGCCAGCATGATGGAAGGCACGGCCATACTGTCGATATTGAACCGCGGCTCGGATCCCTCCAAGGGCGAGCGATAGTGAGCACTTCCCCTCCGAGCAGCCGGACGACAACAGGACTGACCATCCCCGATCAGCATCCTCACACAGCCGAACATGTACGCCAGGGGCATCTTGTTCGGCAAGATGAAGTACGAGCTCGGCGACCACAGCTTTGTGCGGTGCCCGGAGACGGGGCTATCCGCCGACATCGAATTTAAGACCAAGGGCTGGGTGAGCGGCACCTACAACGCCATTGGCGGCGTCATCAAGAACGATCTCACCGGCGAAGTCCTCTACGAACTATCAGGGCTGTGGAGCGAGGAAATGTTCCTCAAGGATGTGAAGGTTCGTTGGCCTCCTGATCTCACAGCTGCCGCAAGCTGACTCCGGACGGACAGACCGGGCAAAAAGAGATGTTCTTCAACGCGTTAAAATCGAAGCCCAGCCCTCCCCTCTGCCGCCCCATTGAAGAGCAAGAAGAGCGGGAATCGCGGCGGCTGTGGGCCAAGACGGCGCAGGCAGTCAAGGAGCGCAATCACGAGCTCGCGACCGAGGAGAAGACCAAGATCGAAGAGGTGCAGCGCGAAGAGGCCGCCAAGCGAGCCCAGGACGGGGTTGAGTGGCACCCTAGGTTATTCCGGGCAGTAAAGGGCGGCCCCGGCGGTCCGGATGAGGGCCAGGAGGATCTCGAGTGGATCATTAATGCCACAATGTAAGACGCCCCGGTCCTCGGCCGCGAGAAGGcatgatgatgatgttgatgacgacgacgacgtgtTAACATGATGGCAGAAACGGATCAACAACCGAAGAGCAAGCGGCGCAGATCATGGCCATCTACCCGATAGTGAAGGGGCAGAAACCCAATCAGAAGAACGCGATACCCCCTAGAGCGTCATTAGGCGAGTCATCGGCAGGGCATACAGCGCCGCAGAGCGGCGAGGCCGACCTGATAGATCTTGGCGACGACGGGTCAACATCACAGCGGCCGTCACAAAAACAGCCGCGAGCCTTGGCGAGCCGCAGCCAGGACGGCCCTCTGCTCGATTTCCACAAGGACATGGAGAAGGACCTGCCGGGAAGCATCAAGAGGACTGATTCGACCGAGTCGGACGACGATTTTGTTGACGCTCAGGGGTAAGGTACGTGCGAATTTTTGGCTCGTTACCCAAGCAACGAACCCCTTCCCACGCCAATGGTGGGTGAATCACCAAAACGCGGTCTGGCATTTAGCGATTGGGGTGGCGGAGTGTGGTGGCATTGGGTGCCGTGCATTCGCCAGCTGAAAATATCAGAGATGTCGTAGTCGGCCGGGTTGAGCTTGTAGACGTGATACCTCACCTTAGAATTACTtgcattatatatatatatatccttatcTGCAGACACTTATCTACTCCCTTGTCCATCTCTGTTCGCTGGCGCTGAATGATCATCTTCGAATGGATAGCAATGGCCCATGAGAAGAACCCCACGCTCTCACTCTCCGTGTTCCCTAAATCCGAGTGATGTGATCAGGCTTTCTCAGGCTGTCTTCAGGTAATATAGTGTTTGAGTATGCCCCTTTGGCCTAACCCCTCTCCCTTCGACTCTCTCccaagtacggagtacatgtTGCAGCAACGCCCGGCTAGCAGTGCCTCGTCCGCCTGACACCTATCAGTGTACGAGTCGTCCCTACCACAACCCATTCCTAGCTCTTTTGTTAGCTGGCGGTCTCACGTCAGCGGCAAGCTGCGATTCGTCGCGTCCCCTGATTTCCGTCCCCCAATTTCCGTCCCCCACACATGCATAAATGATCTGGTTCGTTTTCTTCTCAAGTCGACTCTGGACAATGAACGGTCTATAGGTCCAGGAAAGGAAACGGGAAGGGTCATGAGGCGGAGGGAGCAGTTCCTCGTGCGGTTCACAGAAAATGGGGATTCTGACTTTCTGTTTTCTCTCTCCATTCTTATCCTTTCTCCCATCTAAGTTCTCTCCCATACTTCCTTCCCCCATTttgctttttttctttttcgttTCACTTTATTTTCGTTTTTGTTGCTTTGTTGATTTCTTTTTTTACCATGACGGGCCGGAACTGATGTCTTTCTACGCCTCTAACGGTATGTACCTCGCGTAGAGAGAGACTCTTGTCATCCCGCACACGGTGCTGCTCACACGGCTGCTCAGCGCCGCTCTCGCTCCCCGCCCActcgacgaggacggcgcCAGGGGGGAACGACCATCCATCCATCTTGGCAATCACCGGGGGACGCGTCGGCTCCGGGACCATATATCCCGGAAGCCCGGGCGGGGGTTGAGCGGGGTTCCCATCGGGCCGGCCCTGGCTCCACTTTGCCCACCATCCTGCCGGAACCGTTCGTCGGTCTTCCTAGATCCGGGCAATCACAAGAGCCGATATAGGACCGCATCTTGATCCCCAGGGTGTCAAGGACGGTGCAGGTGATCGAACACGGAGGCACCAGCTGCGCTCTCATCCGTTCTTCTTCCATCgtctctttttttcctccGGAGATGTATCATCCTGACTCGTTGTTTTAATCTCTGGTCTAGAACACCACAGATCAGACGATCTAAGCTCCAATGCCAGCCCCAACATCCCAACGTTTCTCCCCCAAAACAGCATAGCATCAGACGATGGTGACACACTCCGCGATTTACCCGAAAATACTCGACTCGACTGATCCCGCAATCCCAACCAAGAATTCTCTTTTGACGATCAGGCAGCGATAGCCACCTGGGGGGTATTatacaacaacaacaacaccaccaACCGACATGCTAGCGCTGATACCCAAAAAAAATAAGGCCAAACGGACTAACGAGGCGCCAATATGAAACAGAGAGCAGAAAAAAgcggaggaaaaaaaaggaggcgTCCCCGCGGTCTCCAAAAGACCGATAGCGGCAGGCGGACTCGCGCCCTTCTCATGGAGTCTCTTCCGCAGCAAACAAACCGGTTGTCCCATGCAAAGAGGAACGTCCACACTCAATCCCTCTCAAGCCTGAGAGGCCCGCCCGTAAATAGAATCCCAAATTTGTGCCCtgggcaaaaaaaaaaaaagcaaccAAACAACGCTTAATAAAGATAACAGAAGAAACTCGCAGACACGTGATCATTGAGTAGCCTCGGCAGCAGGCGGCTTCTCACTGATCGTATCTGGCACTGCCACCGGTTTGGCAGCGGCGTCTGTAGAATCCGGGTGCGAGAGATCTCGCTCGGGCGGCGGGGTGGCGGGCGCACTGCTGCTGGTTTGGCCCTTCTCGGAACCGGTCCCGGGGGCGCGGAGGCGTGCGCTGTCAACGAGGTCCTGGTGTCCGGCAATGCCGTGCTGTGGTATGACCACAACACCGTCTTCTTTCGGGTCGCGCTCGGCGGGGGTCCAGGCGAGGTAGTCACGGCGGACCTGTTGAGAGGTATCAAGGTTAGCAAGAGAGGTCGGCGGAACCGGGTAATACTACActgaagaaagaaagaaaaaaaaagagagagagagacgcAAACATACCTCGACATAGTCGTAGGCAAACTCGCCGTGTTGGTCGTCATCCATGCCGAGGAGTTCGGCCTCAGAAGACGCGCGCAGATGCAGGCCCGGGATGAGATCGATAATCTTGGCGATGAGCGCCGACATGACGAAGGAATAGCCGCACGCGGCAACAACGAAGGCGACCTGCACGTAGAGCTGGCGGTAGTGGTGGTTGAGCCAGCCGCCGGTGGCGCCCAAGTTGACGCCGTCCAGGCCGATGATGTAGTCGGCCGCGAAGAGGGCGTTGAAGATGAGGCCGACGATGCCGCCGATGGCGTGCTCAGCGAACACGTCGAGCGCGTCGTCGATGCCGATCATGAACTTGATCTTGGTTCCAAAGTTGCACGCAACTCCCGACACAACGCCCAGCACGATGCTCGCCCAGGGGGTGATGACACCCGAGGCCGGGGTAGCCGCCACCAGTCCCGAGATGGTGCCCGAACACCAGCCGACGAGCGACCACTTCCTGGCGAGGCGGAAATCGAGTAGACACCAGGTCATGGCGGCAAACATGGCCGTCAGACAGCTGTTCCAGCAGGCCATGGTGGCACGGAGGTTTGCGCCGAAGGCCGAACCGCCGTTGAAGCCTAACCAGCCAAACCACAGCAGGATGGTGCCGAGGGTGATGAGCGAGATGTTGTGCGGGCGGAAGTTGAGCATCATTTTCTCGTTGCGGCGGCCGAGCACCCACGAGTACGCCAGGGCCGAGACGCCGGAACCGATCTCGACGGGCCCGCCACCGGCATAATCGAGCACGCCGTATTTGAAGGCCCAGCCGTTGGCACCCCAGACCCAGTGCGCCAGCGGGCAGTAGACGAGCGTGGCCCAGAAAAAAGTGAAAATCATGGCGGGGACGACGCGGCCGCGTTCGGCAGTGGCTCCGATGACGAGGGCGGCTGTGACGGCGCAGAATTGCATCTAAAAAAATCGTCGGTCCCCCTTCCGTTAGCCCCAATACAGGCCACAAGATGAAAAACAACACCcgcccttctcttcccccGATCCAAGTTTCGTGGCCGTAAAGGTCCGTACCTGATAAAAGGAATACAGCAGCTCGGGGATCAGCGGCGACCCAGGGCTGGGCTCGCCCAGGGTGTTGCGCAGGCCAAACTTGTCGAGATTGCCGATGAAGCCGTTGGTCGCGGTGCT
This genomic window from Thermothelomyces thermophilus ATCC 42464 chromosome 1, complete sequence contains:
- a CDS encoding ammonium transporter, with the protein product MSTNDGSSEHVGTDPTVDNLNTPFDAGDQAYIIISAAMVLLMVPGIAFLYSGLARRKSALSLIWVVMMSFSVVVFQWYFWGYSLALSSTATNGFIGNLDKFGLRNTLGEPSPGSPLIPELLYSFYQMQFCAVTAALVIGATAERGRVVPAMIFTFFWATLVYCPLAHWVWGANGWAFKYGVLDYAGGGPVEIGSGVSALAYSWVLGRRNEKMMLNFRPHNISLITLGTILLWFGWLGFNGGSAFGANLRATMACWNSCLTAMFAAMTWCLLDFRLARKWSLVGWCSGTISGLVAATPASGVITPWASIVLGVVSGVACNFGTKIKFMIGIDDALDVFAEHAIGGIVGLIFNALFAADYIIGLDGVNLGATGGWLNHHYRQLYVQVAFVVAACGYSFVMSALIAKIIDLIPGLHLRASSEAELLGMDDDQHGEFAYDYVEVRRDYLAWTPAERDPKEDGVVVIPQHGIAGHQDLVDSARLRAPGTGSEKGQTSSSAPATPPPERDLSHPDSTDAAAKPVAVPDTISEKPPAAEATQ